The genomic window GGCTGGACGTGCGACCCGTCCAACTGGCTCCCGTGGTCCAGGCGGCCGTGGAGGTCGTCCGGCCGGCGGCCGAGGCGAAGGGGCTCACGCTGCGGGCGCTGCTCGACTCCGAGGCCGGGGCAGTCGCAGGAGATGCCGAGCGTCTCAAGCAGGTGGTCTGGAACCTGGCGTCCAACGCGGTGAAGTTCACGCCGACGGGCGGGCACGTCGAGGTGCAGCTGGCGGGGGTCGACGGGCGCGTCGAGATCAGGGTGAGCGACACCGGTCAGGGAATCCCGCCAGACTTCCTGCCCCAGATCTTCCAGCGCTTCGAGCAGGCCGACAGCACATCGACGCGCGCTCATGGCGGGCTCGGGCTGGGTCTCGCCATCGTGCGGCACATCGTGGAGCTGCACGGGGGGACGGTGCGCGCGGAGAGCCCCGGCGAGGGCGGCGGAGCGGTCTTTACCGTGAGGCTCCCTCTCCCCGTGGCGCAGGCGGGGCGCGAGCTGGAGCGCCGGCCCCCGGGCTCCGGCGCGCCGGCCTGCCCGCCCGAGCTCGCCCCGCTCGACGGCGTGCGCGTGCTGGTCGTCGATGACGAGCCCGACAACAACGACGTCGTTGGCGCGCTGCTCTCGTCCTGTGGCGCCGAGGTTCGGCTCGCCGGGTCGGCGCGACGGGCGATCGAGACGCTGGCGGAATGGAGGCCCGATGTGCTGGTGACGGACATCGCGATGCCCAACGAGGATGGCTACGACCTGCTCGCCAGCATCCGCGCTCAGCAGGGTGAGCAAGCGGAGATTCTCGCCGTGGCGCTCACGGCCTACGCGAGCAGAGAGGACCGCATCCGGCTCTTGTCTGCCGGGTTCCGGGCCCACGTGCCCAAGCCGGTGGACCCGACCGAGCTGACGGCCGTGGTGGCGAACCTCGGGCGCGCGGCCCAGCGGCTGCGGGCGGAGGCCGGGGACCGCGCGAGGACGCGCCCCGTTCCCCGCACCGCCCCCGTCTCGTCGTCCGGATAGCGGCGCCGGCTGCTGGGCTAGTTCGGCGACCATTACCGGGCGTCGACTCTCCTCGACGCTGGCGCCGGGCGGCTGCTATTCTCCCGCCGCTGCTCCCCCCGGACGCCCGGCACCTCCTCGTGACGCGTGCGCTGCGCGGGTTCGCGGACGGGCTGGTGAGCGTGCTGCTCGCCGGCTACCTCACCCGGCTCGGCTTCACGCCCCTCCAGGTCGGCGCGATCGTGACCGGGACGCTCCTCGGCTCGGCCGCGCTCACGACGACCGTCGGTCTGGCCGGTCAGGCGCTCGAGCGCCGCCGCGTGCTCCTCTTCGCCGCGCTCCTGATGCTCGCCACCGGGCTCGGCTTCGCCGGCCTGCGCGCGTTCTGGCCGCTCCTCGCGGTCGCGGTGGTCGGCACGCTCAACCCCACCGCGGGGGACGTGAGCGTCTTCCTGCCGGTCGAGCAGGCGGTGCTCGCGGAGACCGTGGGCGGCAGCGAGCGCACCGCCGTGTTCGCCTGGTACAACGTTGCCGGCACGCTCGCGGGTGGGCTCGGCGCGCTCGCGGGCGGCGTACCCGACGTGGTCGCCCGACTGGCGGGCGTCGATCCGCTCGCGGCGGAGCGCGGCGGCTTCGTCTTCTACGCGGCCGTGGCCGCCGTGGTCGCGCTGATCTACCAGCGGCTCTCCCCGTCCGTCGAGCGCGCGGTGCGGACGGGGCAGGCGCCGCTCGCGCGCTCGCGCCGCGTCGTGCTCCGCCTGGCCACGCTCTTCAGCCTCGACGCCTTCGGCGGCGGCTTCGTCGTGCAGTCGCTGCTCGTGCTCTGGCTCTACCGCCGCTTCCAGCTCTCGGTGGCGAGTGCGGGCGCGATCTTCTTCGGCGCGGGGATGGTGGGCGCGCTCTCGCAGTTCCTCTCCGCGAAGCTCGCGGCGCGCATCGGGCACGTGCGCACGATGGTCTACACCCACCTGCCTGCCAACCTCTTCCTGCTGGCGGCCGGCGTGGTGCCGAGTGCGCCCCTTGCGGTCGCCTTCCTCCTCCTGCGCGCCTCGATGTCGCAGATGGACGTGCCCGCCAGGCAGGCGTACGTCATGTCCCTGGTGCCGCCCGAGGAGCGCATGGCGGCCTCGAGCGTTACCAACGTGCCCCGCAGCCTGGCCGCCGCGATCCCGCCGCTCTTCACGGGCATCCTCCTCGACCGCTCCTCGTTTGGCTGGCCTCTCGTGCTGGGCGGCGCGCTGAAGGCGCTCTACGACGTCCTCCTCCTGGTGCAGTTCCGCACTCTCCGTCCGCCGGCGGAGCCATGAGCGGGCTCGTCGAAAGGCCGTAGCCCTTCAGCGGCCGCGCGCCTGCAGCCGGGCGGCGAGCGCCGGGTCGCACGCCACGTCGACCGCCGTCCACGCGAGCGCGAGCGCCCCGTCGGCCACCGCTCGATCCGCCGGCGCCGTCACGCAGTGGGCGGTGAACTCGGGCTGGTGGTTCACCGCCGGCAGCGAGGCGATGCCGATCATGGGGTGGATGCTCGGGAGGGCGTGCGACACGTTCCCCATGTCGGTCGAGGCGGCGGCGCGCTCGATGAGCACGCCCAGGTCGGGGAAGGAGCGTCCGACGGCTTCGGCGTTGCGGCGGTAGACGGCGGCGAGCGCCGCGTCGCAGCGGACCTCGGCGTAGGGCTCGCCGCTCGGCTTCACCTCCAGCGTGGCGCCGGTGGCGAGGGCGCCGGCCTCGAAGCAGTGCAGCACCTTGGCGCGGATGTCGTCCAGCTCGGCGAGCGTGCGGGCCCGCACGATGTAGTCCGCGGCCGTGTGCGCTGGCACGACGTTCGGGGCGTCGCCGCCGTCGGTCACGATGCCGTGGATGCGGTCGCCCTGGCGGATGTGCTGGCGCAGGAGGCCGATTGCCGTCTGTGCCACGGTGAGCGCATCGGCGGCGTTGATGCCGAGCTCCGGGAAGGCGGACGCGTGCGCCGACTTGCCCGTGTAGCGCACCTCGAACTCCCACCATGCCAGCGTCGCCGGCTCGACCACGTCGACCGGCGCCGGATGCACCATCATGGCCGCGTGCACGCCCGCGAAGGCGCCGCGCTCGAGGAGCAGGATCTTGCCGCCGCCGCGCTCCTCGGCCGGGGTGCCGACGACGCTCACCGTGAGGCCGACGTCGTCGGCGACGCGCGCGGCGGCGATGCCCGCCCCGACGGCCATGGCGGCGATGAGGTTGTGCCCGCAGGCGTGGCCGATGCCGGGGAGGCAGTCGTACTCGGCGCACAGCGCCAGGTGGAGCGGCCCCGCGCCGGCGCGCGCCACGAACGCCGTCGGCAGGTCGCAGACGCCGCGCTCGACGGTGAAGCCGGTGGCGTCGAGGGCCTCGGCGCACCAGGCGGACGCGCGCTCCTCCTCGAAGGCGAGCTCGGGATGGGCGTGGATGCGGTGGCTCAGCGCGACCAAGCGGTCCCGGTGCGCGGCGACCCGCTCGCGGACGGCGGCCCTGGCATCCATGGCGACCTCCGACTCCAGTTGCCGGAAGGGGGTGCCCGCCGTCAAGGGCGGGGCCGAGGCCCCATTTCGCCTTCGTCCGCCTACCATGGTATTCAAACGCTCGGTTAGCTAAGAGGGTGGCGGCGGCGGTCGTCGAGCTGGAGCGGCGGCTGGTCGCGGTCGAGCGCGAGGGCCGGGAGCGCCTTCGCCAGGCACGGCGGCTGCGCCAGGGCGTGCGGCGCGCGCGGGCCTGCAGCGGGTCGCGGGCCGGGCATCAGCGCGGCTTCACCGCCTCGAAACGCTCGGCGCGCTCGCAACGATAGCGAAGCTCGGCCTCGGCAGGCCCGAGGCGCGGGCCGTCGCGGCGCTCGCGCTCGTCACGCAGCAGGTCGGCGACCGACTTGCTGCGCGCCTGCTCGCAGAGGTAGCTCGTGTCGTAGTCGCGGAGCTTCTTCCAGCGGCCGAGAGGGGTGTCGGGACGGTGCGCCTCCGGGTTGAAGAGGAGAAGCCAGCCGCCGGAGAGAATCAGTGCACCCGCGTGCCGCCCGGTCCGCATGCCGGGCAGGGTGCGCCACGCGCTCCCTCGGTGTCAAGCGATCAGGGGAGCACGCGCCGCGTGACCCAGCGCTGGGCGACGACGAAGGCCGCGCCGGTCGCGATCACCATCCAGGCGAGGTCGGCGGCGACACCGAGCGCGACGCTGCCGCTCGCGAGCGCCCGGCACACGTTCACCGCGTGGGTGAGCGGCAGGAGCCACGCGAACGAGCGGGCCCACACCGGCAGGCTGTCGAGCGGGAAGAACACCCCCGAGAAGAGGAACATCACCGAGATGCCGAGCGTGAAGTAGTAGTTGAAGAAGTCGTACGAGGGGGCGCGCGCGGTGACCATCATGCCGAGGCCGCCGAACATGAGCCCGACCAGGAACCCGACCGGCACGAGGGCCAGGGCCAGCGGGCTCGCGACCAGGCCGCAGAGCGCGGTGAGCAGCAGCACGAAGCACACCGAGAGGGCGCTCTTCGAGGCCGCCCACAGGATGTCGCCGGCCACGATGTCGGCAACCGAGCAGGGCGTGGCCAGGATGGCGGCGTAGGTGTTCTGCTCGGTCATGCGGGTGAAGGAGCCGAAGGTGGTCTCGAAGGTGGCGCTGTTCATGGCCGTGAAGGCGACCATCCCGGGGGCGAGGAAGGCCGCGTAGGGCAGCCCGTCGATGCGGGCGACGTAGCGGCCGAGCCCGTAGCCGATGGCGAGAAGATAGAAGATCGGCTCGCCGAGGGCGGCCACGAAGAACGAGGGCGCGTAGCGCTTCCAGGATTCGAGGTTCCGCCGCCAGACGCGGAGGGCGCGCAGCGTGGGCATGCTCTCGCCTCAGTCCCGGAGCGCGTGCCCCGTCAGGGTCAGGAACACATCCTCGAGGGTGGCGCGCCGGCGCGCGAAGTCGAGGCCGTCGAGCGCGCCGAAGAGGTGTGGCCCGGCCTCGCCGTCGCGGAGATAGAGGTAGAACACCTGGCCGACGCGCTCCCTGCGCCACGGGCCCGCGCCGAGGCGCGCCACGGTGCGCGCGTCCTCGGCCTCGACGCCCGAGAGGTAGACCTCGACGACATCGGAGCCCACCTGCGCCGCGACCAGCTCCGCCGGCGTGCCCTCGGCGACGATGCGGCCGTGGTCCATGATGATGAGCCGGTCGCAGAGCTGTGCCGCCTCCTCCATGTAGTGCGTGGTGAGGAGGATGGTCGTGCCCTGGCGCTTGAGCGTGCGGATGCGCTCCCAGACCATCCGTCGCGCCTGCGGATCGAGGCCGGTGGTCGGCTCGTCGAGGACGAGGAGGCGCGGGTCGTTGAGCAGCGCCCGCGCCAGCATGAGGCGGCGCTTCATGCCCCCCGAGAGCGTGCGGATGCGCGCGCCACGGTGCTCGGCCAGCTCGGCGAAGCGCATGAGCGCGGTGGCGCGCGTGGCGGCCGCGCGCCGCGCGATGCCGAAGTAGCTCGCATAGACGATCAGGTTCTGCTCGACACTCAGGTCGGGATCGAGACAATCGTCCTGCTGTACGATGCCGAGCCCTGCCTTGATGGCCGCGTGGTTGGCCGGCGAGGCGGGCAGCCCGAGGACGGCCAGGGCGCCGGCGCTCGGCGCGGTGAAGCAGGTGACCATCCGGATCGTGGTCGTCTTGCCGGCCCCGTTCGGGCCGAGGAGGCCCAGGCACTCGCCTCGCGCGAGCGCCAAGGAGACGTCGCTCACGACCCGGCGGGCGCCATAGTCCTTGCACAGCCCGCGCGCGTCGACGATCGGCGGGGTCCCGTCCACGGCGGCATCTTAGGAGGCCGGGGACGTCGCGCAACCCGCCGGCGGCGCGGCGCTTGACCCCGGGCTCGGGCGCCCGGAGACTCGGACGCGATGCTCCGCACCCAGAACCTCCACGTCGTCAAGACCGAGCCCCTGGTCGCCCCGCGCGCGATCAAGCGCGAGTTCCCGGGCTCGGATGCGCTCTACGAGGTGGTGGTGGGCGCTCGGGCGACGATTCGCGACATCATCGCCGGCAGGGACGATCGTCTGCTCGCCGTCGTCGGCCCGTGCTCGATCCACGATCCGGCGGCGGCGCTCGACTACGCCCGGCGCCTCGGCGCGCTCGCCGCGCGGCTGGCGGACAAGCTCTTCGTCGTCATGCGCGTCTACTTCGAGAAACCGCGCACGACCATCGGCTGGAAGGGGCTCGTCAACGACCCGCACCTGAACGGCACGCACGACATGCAGACCGGGCTGCGCCTGGCGCGCAAGCTGCTCCTCGACCTGGCGCGGCTCGGCGTCCCCGCCGGCACCGAGCTGCTCGACCCGATCACGCCGCAGTACCTGGCCGACCTGATCTCGTGGACGGCGATCGGCGCGCGCACCACCGAGAGCCAGACGCATCGCGAGATGGCGAGCGGTCTCTCGATGCCGGTCGGCTTCAAGAACACGACCGACGGCAACCCGCAGGCTGCCATCAACGCGCTCGAGTCGGCCCGTCATCCCCACACCTTTCTCGGCATCGACCAGGACGGCGTGGCCTCCGTCATCCACACCGAGGGGAACCCCGACGGGCACATCGTGCTGCGCGGCGGGCGCACGCCCAACTACGACGCCGAGAGCATCCGACGCTGCGAGGCGCTGCTCGCTGCGGCCGGTCTGCCCGCGCGCATCCTGGTCGACTGCAGCCACGCGCAGACGGCCAAGGACTTCACGCGCCAGCCGCGCGTCCTGGCCGACCTGATGGCGCAGATCCGCGCCGGCAACCGCTCCATCCTGGGCTTCATGCTGGAGAGCAATCTCGAAGCCGGGAACCAGAAGCTCGCCGGCGGGCGCGCCGGGCTCCGCTACGGGGTGTCGATCACCGACGCGTGCATCGACTGGCCGACGACGGAGGAGTCCCTCGCCGACGCCGCGGCCGCGCTGCGCTGAGCGGCGCTATTGCTGCAGCACGATCCGACCACGCAGCACCTAAAAGCCCTCCGGTCAGGGTCCGCAGCTCGTCCAGTCGATCTCCCAGAAGCGCGGCACGGGCGCGGCCAGCTCCAGGTGCCCGCCGAAGCATTCGAAGCTCGGCTGATGTGCGAGCCGCTCCTTCACGCGATGGATGAACTCGTCGACCGGCGTGTCGCCGGGGTCGCCCAGCTCGAGGCGGCGGCGCTGCCCGCACTTCCTGCAGCTCACGTCGACGCGCATGGGACCGAGTCTGCCACATCGACAAAGTGGCGAGAACGGCTTGACGTCGCGGGGGTTGGTCGGGCATGGTCGCGGCGGGGAGACGTGCCGGGTATGGAGCGAGCGTGGACCATCCTCGTCCTCGCGCTCACGCTCACGGCGGCGGCCGTTCCGGCGGGCGCCAGGGAGCGGGTCGTGCATCTCAAGGTCGGGCCGTTCCGCATCGAGGCGCGCCGCGACCGCGAGGTGTGCCAGGCGGTGCGCATTCCCCACGCCCGCGGCCTCGACGTGGTCGCCTACGAGACGCGCTCGCGCACCGCTCGTGACGTGGGGACGCACCACTTCGTCGCCTACGCCTACCAGGGCAGGGACAGCGCCGCGTTCCCGAGCAAGCTGGTGGACGATCCGGGCTGCAACGGATTCGGGCCCGCCGACTTCTTCAAGAGCCGCGTCTTCCTGGCCGGGTCGGGCGGCGAATACGTGCACGGCCGCTGGGCGATCACGAGCGGCGGCGTGCCGCCGGCGCTGGTGCAGCCGCTGCCGAACTCCGCCGACGCCCCGGACGAGGCCGTCATCGTGCTCAACTCGCACTACTTCAACAACAGCCGCAAGGCGGCGCGAGGCCTCGTGAAGCTCACCCTCCGACTCGCGCCCGCGGACCCGAGCAAGCGCGCTCTCCGCATGCTGACCGCGGCCGATGCGAGCCGCTACATCATGGTGCCCCCCGGCGACACCCGCACCGTGAGCGCGACCTGGCAGGCGGATGGGGCGCCCGACGAGGTCACCGAAGGCGGCTTCAACCCTGCCGGGGACGTGTGCGTCCTCTACCTCACCGGCCACATGCACAAGCGCGGCACGCTCTTCGCCCTCGACTACGAGGAGGACGGGAAGGACCCGCACCCGCTGCTGCGCGCGACCGACTACGTGCACCCCGGCGTCGTCTACTACGGTCGCGGCTTCCTCCTGCGTGCCTACACCGCGGCGAACGGCCATCCACGCTTCCGCTACTCGTGCACGCATGCTAACGGCTCGGCCTACGAGCCGGTGAAGATGGGATGCGAGGCGCAGGCGGCTGTGGTGCCCGGGATATCGTGGGTGGCGGGCGAGGCGCTTGGCCTCTCCCCGCTCGAGACCCATGCCCGGCCCTGCGGCCTCGACGGCGTCAACTGCGTCGGCTACGGGACCGGTCGCTGCGTCGAGGCGAACCTCGTCTTCGGACCGCTCTCCGACGACGACATGTGCATCCTGCCCGGCGCCCTCTTCGACCCGCTGCCGGGTGTGCCACCCGAGCAGGCCTGCGACCCGTACTCGTGATGCGGACCTCCTGGCTCGCCGCCGCCCTGCTGGTCGCTCTGCTCGCGGCCCCCGCCGCCGCCGGGTTCAACCGGAATTTCCTCGTGCCCTCGTTCCAGAGCTGCACGGGGCCGCAGACCTGCTTCCCGCCGCGGCACGACTCGAGCTTCACGTTCGGGAGCGCGGTGCTGAAGACGCCGGTCTCCCGCTTCCTGCGGAGCCGGAAGACCGCGTTCATCCTCGAGCTGAAGGGCGTGCGCGACGCGGCCGGCAACCTGGCGAGCGGGGTCCAGTTCACGGTCGTGCTCGCCACCGGACAGGTCACCGTGCCGGGCATCGGCACGTTCCCGCCGGGCGCGCTCCCCGACGTCCGCATGCCCTTCATGGTGGAGCGGGGGAAGGCGATGGTCGTCTACGAGACGCCCGACGTGCCCCGCGGCACCGTGGTCGAGGGCGGCGTGGTCACCGTCCTCGACCCCGACGGGAGACGGCTGGCCACCATCGGCAGCCAGGCCGCGCCGTAGCCGCGCTCAGCCCGACGTGCCGCCGGCGGCGCGCTTCTTCACGCCCTGGGCGGCGGCCAGAAAGGCCTCCTTGGTGCCCGCGGCCAGGACGCCGATCGGCACCGACTGCGCCATCCCCTGGCCCTCCTTCACCAGGAACTTGCTGCGCACAAGGCAGCGTTTGCCGTCGGGCGACGGCTCCAGCTCGTAGTGGCCGTCGTTGTAGTTGAGATCGCTGTTGAGCGTCTTGAAGTCGATCTCGTGCTTCTCGGGGTGGAAGGTCCACTCGACCTTGGCGTTGGACTGCCGGCCGATGACCCGCTGCGCGATCTGGGCGGTCTTTGAGGTCGGGGTCACGTTGAGGAGATTCGCCCGGTCCACACCGGGAATGAAGTCGGGGTAGTGCTCGATGTCGACGAGGGCGTCGTAGACGGCCTGGCAGCCCGCGTCCACCAGCGACCAGTACTCGAGCTGGACGCCCTCGTTCACCTTGGCGCTCTTCTCGCGCAAGACCAGGTTCTCCGGCGCGTTCCAGTCGACGCCGCCCTCGCTGCAGGTCACGAGGAGCAGCGAAAAGGCGAGGAGGGTGCAGCGCGTGATCCGCATGATCGCGTCCTCCTTGCGGAGAAATGGGTGGTCGTCGGCCCCCGCCTAACACTGCCGTCCGCTCGCGGTCAACGGGCGCGGGGACACGGGCGCGGGGACCCCTGTCGAGGGCGCGGGCACCCTGTGCGCGGGTACCCGGTTCGGGGGGCTCGGGCTGGGGCCGCCGTGCCCGCTGTGCTACGGTCCGCGAATGTCGGACGCTCCCGAGCGGCCGAAGGCGATCGACTGCTGGCTCAATCCGACCACCGGGCTCGCCGAGCAGCCCCCCGAGTTCCTGGTCCGCGTCGCCCGCGACTACTTCCACCGCGAGAAGGAGGCCTTCACCCCGACGCCGATCGAAGAGCTCCTGCGCCAGATGGACGCCGCCGGCGTCGAGCGCGCGATCATCACCATGAACCCCCACGATCCCGCGCCGATCGCCGAGCTCGCGCGGGCCTTCCCGGGGCGGTTCATCTGCTCGACGACGATCGACCCGATGGCCGGCATGGAAGCGCTCCGCCTGCTCGAGCGACTGGTCGCCAGACACGGCCTCCGGCTCGCGCGCGTGGTGCCGTTCCTCGTGAATCGACCGCCGAACGACAAGGTCTACTATCCGCTCTACGCGAAGTGCATCGAGCTCGACCTGCCGATCTCGGTCAACACCGGTATCCCGGGCCCGCCGATGCCCGCGGAGCCGCAACGGCCGCTCCACCTGGACGAAGTGTGCCTCTTCTACCCGGAGCTCAAGCTCATCATGGCGCACGGCGCCGACCCGTGGTGGGGTGAGGCGATCCGCCTCCTGCTCAAGTACCCGAACCTCTACATGATGACCTCGGCCTACGCGCCGAAGTACCTGCCTCAGGAGCTGATCCACTTCATGAACACGCGCGGCGCGCACAAGGTCCTTTTCGCCTCCGACCATCCGTTCCTCTCCTTCGAGCGCTGCCTCACCGAGGCGGTCGCGCTGCCCCTGCGTGAGGGCGTGCTCGCCAGGTACCTGCGCGAGAACGCGCTCGCGCTCTTCCGCTGGGACTGAATCGACATGGGCCACATCGACAAGCACCTCGCTCCGGGCGAGCGTGTCGTCCTCCGCACGCGTCTCCATCCGGTGATCTTCGCGGGCACGGTGGCGTTCGCGGCTTTCGTGCTGGGGGTGGTCGCGCTCATCGTGAGCCGCAACGAGCTCGCCGCCCGGACCGTGGCGCTGCTCTGGCTCGCGGGCGTGCTGGTCGCGCTCGGCTCCCTGCTGCCGCCCTACGTGCGCTGGCAGACCTCCGAGTTCGCGGTCACCGACCGGCGCGTGCTCGTCAAGATGGGTCTGCTCTCGGTGCACACGCTGGAGCTGCCCCTTGCCCAGGCGCGGATCGAGGTGGAGCCGACGATCGGGGGCCGCCTGCTCGGCTACGGCACGCTCCGGATCGTGGGCACGGAGGGGGCCGACGAGGCGTTCGCGCGCGTCGCGCGCCCACAGGCGGTGCGCGAGGCGGTGGTCCGCCAGGCGCCGGGCTCACGCGTCGCCCGCACGCGCTAGCGAGACGAACGCCCGCGGCTCAGGCGGTGCCGATCTCGCGCAGCACGAAGCGGCCGCCGTACGGGATCTCGAGCGAGAACGTGTCGCCGCGCGCGTTGTCGATGGCGTCGATGACGAAGTGGTCCGAGGCCAGGTAGCGCGCGTGGTCGGGATGGGCATAGACCGCGATGCCGCCGGCCTCGCCCAGTGGCACGTCGAAGCCCTCGATGACGTTCGAGCGGCGGCAGAGCACGGGGTTGGTGCCCCCGCAGCAGCCCCCGCTGATCATGAACGCGAGCGGATCCTCGGCGGAGTCGGCGGCGCCGCGCACCCGCTCGAGGAGACGATGCGCCCGCGGGGTCAAGCCGGCGCAGGCGGGCATGCGGCTCACATGCCGAAGAAGTCCATGGTGAAGTCGTTCAGGTCGACCCACACCTGCTTCAGCCGGGTGAGGTGCTCCACCATGGCGTTCCCGTTCTCGCGCCCGTAGCCCGAGAGCTTGTAGCCGCCGAAGGGCGAGTTGGCCTCGATCATGTGCCAGGTGTTGATCCACACGGTGCCGGCCTGCAGGCGCTTGGCGAGGCGGTGCGCGCGCTTCAGGTCCTTCGTCTGCACGCCCGCGGCGAGCCCGTAGATGACGTCGTTGCCGATGCGGACCGCGTCGTCCTCGTCGTGGAACTTGAGGATGCTCGCCACCGGCCCGAAGATCTCCTCCTGGGCGATCTGCATCTTGTTGTCGACCTCGGTGAAGACCGTGGGCTCGAAGTAGAAGCCCTTGGCGAGGGCGGGATCCGTGGGCGGCCCGCCGCCGCAGCGGAGGTGCGCGCCCTCCTTCTTGCCGATCTCGACGTAGCGCTGGACCTTGCGCTGCTGCTCCTCGGAGACGAGCGGTCCCATGCGGGTCGCGAAGTCGAGCGGGTCACCGACCTTGATCTGCTGCGAGCGCTCGACGAAGCGCTCGACGAAGCGCTCGTACATGGTGTCCTGGACCAGGATGCGGGTCCCGGCCGAGCAGATCTGGCCCGTGTTCAGGTAGATTCCGAAGAGGGCGTTGGTGACCGCCGTCTCCAAGTCCACGTCGTCGAAGATGATGTGGGGCGATTTCCCGCCCAGCTCGAGCGTGACGGTTTTCAAGTTGCTGGCCGACATCTGCACGATCAGTCGGCCGGTCACGTACTCGCCAGTGAAGGCGATCTTGTCGACCGCGGGGTGCGAGGCGAGGGCGGCGCCCGCCGTCGGCCCGAACCCGGGCACCACGTTGAGTACGCCCTCGGGCAGCCCGGCCTCGGCGGCCAGGCGGGCCAGCTCGAGGCTGGTCATCGGCGTGTGCTCGGCGGGCTTCAGGACCACCGTGTTGCCGCAGGCAAGCGCGGGCGCCGTCTTCCAGGTCGCCATGAGGAGGGGCGCGTTCCAGGGCGTGATGCCGCCCACCACGCCGAGCGGCTCGCGCAGCGTGTAGCCGAGGAAGTCGCCGGGACGGAGCGCCGGGCTGGTGAGCCCGTGCAGCTTGGTCGCCATGCCGGCCCAGTAGCGGAAGACCTCCGCGGCGAGCGCGCCCATGCCGCCGGTCATGAGGATCGGCATGCCCATGTCGAGCGTCTCGAGACGACCGAGCTCGGGAGCGCTCGCCTCGAGCAGATCGGCGATCTTGTTGAGGAGGCGGGCACGCTCACCGGCGGGCGTGCCGGACCACGTGCCCTCGTAGGCGGCGCGCGCGGCAGCGACGGCGGCGTCGATGTCCGCCTTGTCACCCTCGGCGACGACCGCGACCACGGAGCGGTCGTGCGGGCTGATGCTCTCGAAACGTTTGCCGGACCGGCTGTCGACGAACTTGCCGTTGATGAACAGCTGATACC from Deltaproteobacteria bacterium includes these protein-coding regions:
- a CDS encoding MFS transporter — encoded protein: MLPPLLPPDARHLLVTRALRGFADGLVSVLLAGYLTRLGFTPLQVGAIVTGTLLGSAALTTTVGLAGQALERRRVLLFAALLMLATGLGFAGLRAFWPLLAVAVVGTLNPTAGDVSVFLPVEQAVLAETVGGSERTAVFAWYNVAGTLAGGLGALAGGVPDVVARLAGVDPLAAERGGFVFYAAVAAVVALIYQRLSPSVERAVRTGQAPLARSRRVVLRLATLFSLDAFGGGFVVQSLLVLWLYRRFQLSVASAGAIFFGAGMVGALSQFLSAKLAARIGHVRTMVYTHLPANLFLLAAGVVPSAPLAVAFLLLRASMSQMDVPARQAYVMSLVPPEERMAASSVTNVPRSLAAAIPPLFTGILLDRSSFGWPLVLGGALKALYDVLLLVQFRTLRPPAEP
- a CDS encoding M20 family metallopeptidase; the protein is MDARAAVRERVAAHRDRLVALSHRIHAHPELAFEEERASAWCAEALDATGFTVERGVCDLPTAFVARAGAGPLHLALCAEYDCLPGIGHACGHNLIAAMAVGAGIAAARVADDVGLTVSVVGTPAEERGGGKILLLERGAFAGVHAAMMVHPAPVDVVEPATLAWWEFEVRYTGKSAHASAFPELGINAADALTVAQTAIGLLRQHIRQGDRIHGIVTDGGDAPNVVPAHTAADYIVRARTLAELDDIRAKVLHCFEAGALATGATLEVKPSGEPYAEVRCDAALAAVYRRNAEAVGRSFPDLGVLIERAAASTDMGNVSHALPSIHPMIGIASLPAVNHQPEFTAHCVTAPADRAVADGALALAWTAVDVACDPALAARLQARGR
- a CDS encoding ATP-binding cassette domain-containing protein; amino-acid sequence: MDGTPPIVDARGLCKDYGARRVVSDVSLALARGECLGLLGPNGAGKTTTIRMVTCFTAPSAGALAVLGLPASPANHAAIKAGLGIVQQDDCLDPDLSVEQNLIVYASYFGIARRAAATRATALMRFAELAEHRGARIRTLSGGMKRRLMLARALLNDPRLLVLDEPTTGLDPQARRMVWERIRTLKRQGTTILLTTHYMEEAAQLCDRLIIMDHGRIVAEGTPAELVAAQVGSDVVEVYLSGVEAEDARTVARLGAGPWRRERVGQVFYLYLRDGEAGPHLFGALDGLDFARRRATLEDVFLTLTGHALRD
- a CDS encoding 3-deoxy-7-phosphoheptulonate synthase, whose amino-acid sequence is MLRTQNLHVVKTEPLVAPRAIKREFPGSDALYEVVVGARATIRDIIAGRDDRLLAVVGPCSIHDPAAALDYARRLGALAARLADKLFVVMRVYFEKPRTTIGWKGLVNDPHLNGTHDMQTGLRLARKLLLDLARLGVPAGTELLDPITPQYLADLISWTAIGARTTESQTHREMASGLSMPVGFKNTTDGNPQAAINALESARHPHTFLGIDQDGVASVIHTEGNPDGHIVLRGGRTPNYDAESIRRCEALLAAAGLPARILVDCSHAQTAKDFTRQPRVLADLMAQIRAGNRSILGFMLESNLEAGNQKLAGGRAGLRYGVSITDACIDWPTTEESLADAAAALR
- a CDS encoding amidohydrolase; the protein is MSDAPERPKAIDCWLNPTTGLAEQPPEFLVRVARDYFHREKEAFTPTPIEELLRQMDAAGVERAIITMNPHDPAPIAELARAFPGRFICSTTIDPMAGMEALRLLERLVARHGLRLARVVPFLVNRPPNDKVYYPLYAKCIELDLPISVNTGIPGPPMPAEPQRPLHLDEVCLFYPELKLIMAHGADPWWGEAIRLLLKYPNLYMMTSAYAPKYLPQELIHFMNTRGAHKVLFASDHPFLSFERCLTEAVALPLREGVLARYLRENALALFRWD
- a CDS encoding PH domain-containing protein codes for the protein MGHIDKHLAPGERVVLRTRLHPVIFAGTVAFAAFVLGVVALIVSRNELAARTVALLWLAGVLVALGSLLPPYVRWQTSEFAVTDRRVLVKMGLLSVHTLELPLAQARIEVEPTIGGRLLGYGTLRIVGTEGADEAFARVARPQAVREAVVRQAPGSRVARTR
- a CDS encoding DUF779 domain-containing protein, producing MPACAGLTPRAHRLLERVRGAADSAEDPLAFMISGGCCGGTNPVLCRRSNVIEGFDVPLGEAGGIAVYAHPDHARYLASDHFVIDAIDNARGDTFSLEIPYGGRFVLREIGTA
- a CDS encoding aldehyde dehydrogenase family protein, producing MAGTAQPLGAENGARRYQLFINGKFVDSRSGKRFESISPHDRSVVAVVAEGDKADIDAAVAAARAAYEGTWSGTPAGERARLLNKIADLLEASAPELGRLETLDMGMPILMTGGMGALAAEVFRYWAGMATKLHGLTSPALRPGDFLGYTLREPLGVVGGITPWNAPLLMATWKTAPALACGNTVVLKPAEHTPMTSLELARLAAEAGLPEGVLNVVPGFGPTAGAALASHPAVDKIAFTGEYVTGRLIVQMSASNLKTVTLELGGKSPHIIFDDVDLETAVTNALFGIYLNTGQICSAGTRILVQDTMYERFVERFVERSQQIKVGDPLDFATRMGPLVSEEQQRKVQRYVEIGKKEGAHLRCGGGPPTDPALAKGFYFEPTVFTEVDNKMQIAQEEIFGPVASILKFHDEDDAVRIGNDVIYGLAAGVQTKDLKRAHRLAKRLQAGTVWINTWHMIEANSPFGGYKLSGYGRENGNAMVEHLTRLKQVWVDLNDFTMDFFGM